From the Cololabis saira isolate AMF1-May2022 chromosome 13, fColSai1.1, whole genome shotgun sequence genome, the window taaatactggttattttctcttgattctgtccagttttaatcagcaaagttgctgccgtgttaaaagacactgtaaggaaaggatctatttaggtacaaacatgtatatcatttacagttcaaaatccttctgtacatgtagtaaatatctaatctaacaacataaatatctgcggcttgcatatcttttttttaaaatagagcggatgcggcttatatacaggtgcggcttatagtccagaaaatatggtatgttttttgtttttattagagTGTTTTGCTGAGATAAATATCTGTACCACAGGCAAGAAGATGGAGGAGATATGGAGACAAAGAATCCCAAATTAGAAAAGTGAAATGGATGTAATGTTTCTTTTCTGCCTGTCAGGTTGGTGAGAAGTCGCTCTCCGAGCCCTTTGCCAAGACTCAGCCATTCACCCGGCCCAGCGAGGAGCGGGTCGCCCACGAGGGCCCAGCTCACCAACTCCTCCCGCCATGCTCGCCTCGTGTCGCGCTTCAGTGACCTGTACGCGGTGGAGCGCCTGCAAGCCCAGTCCCTGCTTCTGCACTACATAGATGATTTAGAGATGGTCCAGAGAATCATCTTCATCGCTGCAGTGGTACGATTGTAATGACAGGATTGCTATGTTGCACATGAACATGAGCAGAGCAGAAGTGcgtgaaaaaaatagaaaagaacaTTTCAAATAACACAATGCACTTAATGAAGCATGGTAAAATGTATATTTCATGACGTGCATCAAACAAGAAAcccaacacacaaacaaaccttAAGTGTTACACAGTAACTGAgaaaatatttaagttattcAACACTGTTCTCTGTAATTCTGTGTTTTTTAAATCAACCtcctttttttgcagttttgttgatgtaattcttttgtttttctgtatCAGGAATCCTTCAAAGCAGCAAAACAGGCCTACTATGAGTTCAAGCTGCGAGTGAAAAAGTCGTTGGGAAAGTCCCATTCCCAATTCAGTCCGGAGGCCGATGAAGATGCAGCCGTGGACTCTATCGTCAGAAATTTGGGCCTGTATGATGTTCAAACAAGCATCAATGTGAGACAAAACCACATCTACTCTTTGAcctatacatttaaaaaaaaaaagcaaaaaaaaccccTTTCATTTGACAATTAGTTGTGAAGTACGGTGTAATGTATTTCTCGTTGTGTAATTCTTCCCAGAATGTGATCAATGCTATGAACATGAACCCTCGGATCTCCTTCCCGGCGGAAGTGGACTTTTCCCTCATCAGTACCTTGATCAGGGAGACGTGCAAGGTGGCCTTCGCTATGCAGACGCTTGATCCACCGACTGACTTGTCCTTTGCCAGTGATGGAGAACTTTACAATGAGAGCAAGTCCGTTGACAGTCCATACTCGTCGTGTCATGCTTCTACCAGTAGATGTCACCGTAATCATTCACATGACAGAGCCACGCTCACAGGTCTCCCTCCAACAGGTACCGTCGCAGCTATGACTCTGAGTTCACCGCTCCTCTGGTCCTCTACCACGTGTGGCCGGCCTTGATGGAGGGAAAGGCTGTTATTGTCAAAGGGGAGGCTGTGACCAGCCGGGTACTGATCTTATGTTCCCTAAAAAGTCAGGACTGACACAGAGTTATGTCAGATAAAGGCTCATGTGATGCTTGTTTTTTCTCAGTCGAGCCGGAGCTGCAGCAGGAACACCAGCACCATGCGCTCTCGCTCTCTCAGCCCACGTCGCAGTCTTGTAAGTCCTTTTAATGCTTCAAATTCTTTTCAGATACTCATGAGGATATGATGAACAGAATTTTTAACTTTAGTGACAACAATGTTTGCATGCCAtccattatatatatttaataaaacgtATTATCTACTCTTTCCAACCACCAACATGCATCCATACAAATGGTCCTAAGGGTATGTATTTAAAAATCCCACTTTGATTTAACTGCATTCATAAAAGCTTAAAATCTGCTCAATATTatcaaacacacgcacacacacacacacacacacacacgcacgcacgcacgcacgcacgcacgcacgcacgcacacacacacacacacacacacacacacacacacacacacacacacacacacacacacattaaatggTGACACATTTATGAGGAACgtgcatttgtgggatgagcagcagagctgactGTGGTTGCACTCAGAAACATTTGGCAGCGAAGTTCAGCGATGAGTCCAGATTCAGTTGGATCTTGGGGTCGAAGTGTTAAGAAGACATGGAGAGCTCTATGTTGATTGCTGCACCGATAACCAAACACCTTTTGGTGGAGGGAGTGTGATGGTGTGGGGCAGCATCTCTCTCACTGGAAAAACCAGGCTCGTCATCATGGGAGGGAATATCAATACAGAGACATATCGAGATGAGATTCTGCAACCAGTGACAATCCAATATCTCCACGGTCTGGGACCCAACTCTGTCCTCCAACATGGAGACCTCCcagcagtcctgacctcaacccaACTCAACCCTTGTGGGATCAGCTTGGGCGGGCTGTTGGTGCCACAGTGACCAACACAACCACGCTGGGTGACTGGTGACAAAGGCTGGTTGAAGGACGGGATGCCGTCCCGCAGCAGTGTGAGCAGGCTGGTCACCATGAGGAGGAGGTGCCAGGCTGTGTCTGGTTCTCCTACATGCTACTGAGGCTCCTGTTAGTTAAATGGATCAACTGTTAAGTTGCTAATATGTGTTGTTTCTTCAAACTTCAATCATTCAAACACCAATAGAAGAGTCAAAgttgtttggcattggcagagaagatcTGGAAATGTTTTCACTGGTGCATgaatactcagctctgctgctcatcccacaaatgcatgttcctcaCTAATCTGtcaccatttaaaagggaaataaagcaGGCTTTCCAACGGTATACGATTTTtgccaaaaacaaagaacaacaaagaaataatcaacTAAACACACGTCCTTACTCgttagtatgtatgtatgtatgtatgtatgtatgtatgtatgtatgtatgtatgtatgtatgtatgtatgtatgtatgtatgtatgtatgtatgtatgtatgtatgtatgtatgtatctatgtatgtatgtatctatctatctatctatcgtttttttattttttcagggaTTTAAAAGCAGAAGAAGCCTGTCTCCTGAACGTCTTACAGCCAGCCATCTGTAGACTTGTCACCTCAGCAACAACAACCTCTGGTGCTTCATGTGCATGAAATAAACTCTGAGCTTTACTCTCTCATCTTATTTCAACTGTACTTTTTTTGCTTCCACCAAATCAAGCCATCCTTATGAAGTAATTGACCAAAGGCTACTCAAAGTTTACATTTCTGAAGGGCAGTGCTACAGCAAATACTGTATGTCCTAAATGGGTCATAAATAGCCTGGCAGCGATTAACTGAAGACATATTCTTACATTGTATTTTTTCTTGAAGGTGCTAAAAGTATTTTAGACATATCCAAAAACTTCAAACACACTAGTGCTTTCTGACTTTCTGAGGCAGCTTAAACCTACTCTCCCACCATTTCTCATCAAAAGTCAATATTTTGTATATCATATTGTATTTACAGGCTGGTGCCCACGATATATTGGATGGTGCGACTGTAATCAATGTAACCTCGCATAGTCCAGAACTTGAGAGACTGATACAATGATCAATGTGTCACGTGTTTCTTGAAACATTTCCTTCTATTGAGTTTGCATGGTTATTTCTTTGTTGGTTAATTTGTGTTAGCAATTGTAAGTAGCAGTACCATTTCTGACCACACGAGGGCAGCATATTTACTGTATATGCCCCCATGTGTTCAGATGGGGTATTGCAACATAGACTGGCTTGAAGCTCATAAAGGCCCCATGCACACAAAGACAAGTGCAGGCCTATAAGAACCCTATACCCTATGTTGATTGCTGCACCAATAGAGTAACACCTTTTGGTGCAGGTAGTGTGATAGTGTGGGGTGGCCAGTGTACTATCCATATGAAGCTGTCGTTTTGGGGGTTTGTAAATGCTGATCCACGCACGCATTTACTGACATGTCTCCGTCTTCACAGAGAACGTTTTTGAAATTATAAGCATTTCGTCTTCCTGTGGATATTATTATTccacagaaataaataatatttctgtggtataaaacataaaaagacaATAAGGATAACAAATAGTCATTTTAAAGAATCAACGAGTGAGGTCATTGTTTTGGACAGGCATGATCTGAAGAAGTCTGACCTAGTGGTACGTAGAGGATGAGGTTGTCCATGTTATATGTCACCTtaagaaaattaaacaaatagttTTTTGTAGGATATTATTCCCATGCTTTTTTCTCATTGCTTGCAAGAAGAGGAGGAAttgtttgttgttattttttttttgcatcagtGTTTAGATGCATTCAATATGACAGACCTCTTCTTATTTACAATGCTGTATAAATAATTTGCCCCATGATCAATAATTTTGAATGGAATAAATACCTCCTGTTGCAGTTTATACTGAGGCATAAACAGATTCCCCAAAATGTGccctttttaataaaataacaatcccCCAACCTGTAGATTTCTTCAACTTGATATGTATCTGCATTTTTACCTCATTGTAAGAAAACATGTGAATACCTCGAAGCATTATTTGAAAAGGTTTGATTGACCAAAATGTTTGATTCCAACTTTGACTTAACCCATAAACTGATTCATATTATTGATACTATATTCCAAAATAACATAATAgtttaactaactaactaactaactactgTAACTAACTCCTTCTGTACTGCATAAAAGCAGGACATAAAGCATTAGTCCCTTAGCAATGACATATGTACTGTTGTTTTCATTAAAAAGCATgtattttttgggaaaaaaatgcaattaaaaGTAATGTCACAAACGTCAAAATTGGCCTAATTTAGGagttattttgaacatgaaatgacatgaaatgaaatgtagcagcagcagcattgttTCCAGCTTGCTGGTGGTCCGATGCAAGATTCTGTTTGGGGGAGAGTTCAAACCTTTTAAAATGATCTATGGTAATGCATTTATCTGTTACCCTTTAAGGAGAAAATGGGCTTTATTTATGAATGCAGAGCTCAGTTTCACGTTTATCTAGCAAAATGAGCCTTGACATAAATTTAGTTTAGGTGGAAGGGCTTAGTAATGAATAGTTTAATGTCCAGGGCGTACCCGACCTCTTGTTCTGTGGCTGCTGAGCTCAACTCCCTAAAGATGGAGTGATGGTTTGTATCCTGTACTCCAAATTGCTGTATGCGTCAATAACAAATTATATTTAACGCTAGGAATGGATGGGCACTTATGATTTACAAAATACTGAAATGATATATCTccattatgtttttttcttccattccAACAGAAATGCCACACTACCTTATATATCATTTTCTCATATCCAAATGTATTTCTGTCATCAAACAAATATAAAGAATCATTAGCTGTGACCTTACTTCACCATTACTAGGAGACtggaagaaaataagaaaacaaatgtaTGGAAATGTATGTCATGGAAACTACTGCCGTGCCTCCTCATCACATTCCCAGACAGTAAGAGTCTTGTTGGATCTGCAGCAGTGTGTGGAGGTCCTGACTCCTGGGACACCAGACCGAGTCCTGCTACCATGATAATAGTTGGAGAACCTCAGATGTCCTCTGAGCCTGGGTGGTTGTTTACTCAGGTGTTTCTGTGGTCGAGTGCTGGTCATGGAGTGACCGCAgactgtggatggatggagatgagAGGGAACGTTGCACACTGTTTTGCTCTGTCTGCCGTATCGACAGCAGAACCTTAAAAGCCCTGTACCTGCTGTCACTGACCCTGAGTGTTATTGAACCCAAAGCGCAGCAGGCCcctgcacttttattttctcagCTAAAATGATCAAAGTGCTGCTTCTTGTGACCAGAATGGCAATATTTCAGAAGGTGCCAGAAGGGAAATCCTCACGCACGCACCCAACCTGAGACACGGTAGTAATTAGaggtaattattatttttatttttttttactaaactcAGGCTGGTCTAGAGTTTCCAGTTTGGTGGCAGAGGGGTGACTCACTGCCGCTGGACTGTGTTATGTTTCCTCTGGCCCTTCTCAGTGTGCTCTGCACTGGCAAGACTTGCGTTTCTGGAGTTGAA encodes:
- the spata18 gene encoding mitochondria-eating protein, which translates into the protein MADTLRRLTNTSSCSVLQDKLESWHKDYHLMSCDQNLNRCCELIELTAKIQGQLFAILNLTAAEGGHYAGVDTLKTRLLPWLGTCFSMSRSSVDDSSLQLLEDSAEKDRKIRELSASHENDMQKMKMQLCSSRSQLESVRAELVDAQKELEDTKSKSVNALLAAEDEILQLKADLRSTHEEVELYKRKMDGHNDYERQVHMLRDEVSYLNTEKTILQDRLVRSRSPSPLPRLSHSPGPARSGSPTRAQLTNSSRHARLVSRFSDLYAVERLQAQSLLLHYIDDLEMVQRIIFIAAVESFKAAKQAYYEFKLRVKKSLGKSHSQFSPEADEDAAVDSIVRNLGLYDVQTSINNVINAMNMNPRISFPAEVDFSLISTLIRETCKVAFAMQTLDPPTDLSFASDGELYNESKYRRSYDSEFTAPLVLYHVWPALMEGKAVIVKGEAVTSRSSRSCSRNTSTMRSRSLSPRRSLGFKSRRSLSPERLTASHL